In a genomic window of Pirellulales bacterium:
- a CDS encoding rhodanese-like domain-containing protein, translated as MEATITPQDLANLRERDASLTLIDVRTPPEFDAMHVPWAKNVPLDQLTLEALRAAGCTTQHTLYVICRSGSRGKQACQRLASFGCAQVVNVAGGTLAWDAAGLPLDRGLPSMPLDRQVRVVIGSLVVFGAVLALAVDVRWSWLAAAMGAGLIYAGLTDDCPMANLVAKMPWNRGQRATGEGPRCTTG; from the coding sequence ATGGAAGCGACCATCACCCCCCAGGATCTGGCGAATTTGCGCGAGCGCGATGCGTCACTGACCTTGATCGACGTGCGGACCCCGCCGGAGTTCGACGCCATGCACGTGCCCTGGGCCAAAAACGTACCGCTCGACCAGTTGACCCTCGAGGCGTTGCGCGCCGCCGGCTGCACGACCCAGCACACGCTCTATGTCATCTGTCGCTCCGGCAGCCGAGGCAAGCAGGCGTGTCAGCGACTCGCAAGTTTCGGCTGCGCACAGGTCGTCAACGTGGCGGGCGGCACGCTCGCCTGGGATGCGGCCGGATTACCGCTCGATCGCGGCCTGCCGTCCATGCCGCTCGATCGGCAAGTGCGCGTGGTGATCGGTTCCTTGGTCGTGTTCGGCGCCGTGTTGGCCTTGGCCGTCGATGTGCGGTGGAGCTGGCTGGCTGCGGCCATGGGCGCCGGGCTCATCTATGCCGGACTGACGGACGATTGCCCGATGGCCAATCTGGTGGCAAAAATGCC